Part of the Terriglobia bacterium genome, GGGATCGAAGATCAGCTCGCCGGGGCAATCGTTTACGGCGACGGTGGCGCAGCCGGTCGAGGTCGACGGCCAGGTGTTGATCCCCTCGGGCGCCGAGGCGACGGGAACGGTGGCGGAAGCGGTGCCGCTGGGGCGCTTCAAGGGAGGCGCGGTTCTGCGGCTGGCGCTCAACACGGTGAAGGTGGGGGGCAACACCTACAAAGTTGAGACGGCAGCCATCGCCCAATCCGCCAAGGGCAAGGGCAAGCGAACCGCCGTGGCGGTGGGTGGAGGCGCCGGACTGGGCGCGGTCATCGGCGGTCTGGCCGGCGGCGGCAAGGGCGCTGCCATCGGCGTACTGGCGGGCGCGGGCGCGGGCACTGCCGGAGCGGCGTTCACCGGCAACAAGGACATCGTGCTGCCGGCGGAGGCGACGCTCAGCTTCAAGCTGCTCCAGCCGCTGGAAGTGAAATAGCAGGCGGCGGTCGCCAGTCGCCAGGCTGCAGGCAATCGAACTTGTTTTCCTGACGACTGAAGACTGGCGACTGACGACTTTTATGTCTGATTTCGATTTCTCGCCGTTCTCCTGGCTCACCTTCGACTGCTACGGAACGCTGATCGATTGGGACCGGGGAATCCTGTCCACGCTGCGTCCCGTGCTGGCCGCGCATGGCCGCAATCTCAGCGACGGCGGAATCCTGGAACTATTTGCCGCCATTGAGCGCGTCGAGGAGGCCGGCGAATACCGCACCTATCGCCAGATTTTGGAAGCGGTCATGACCAAGATCGCGGCGCGGCTGGTGTTTCGCATCAGCAGCCAGGAGGTGCGCTCGCTCCCGGATTCCCTCGGCGACTGGGCGCCATTTCCCGACACCGTGGCCGCTCTGCGCCAGTTGAAGAAGCACTACAAGCTGGCGGTGATCTCCAACACCGACGACGATCTGTTCGCCCGCACCGCAGCGCACCTGGAAGTGCCGTTCGATGCCGTGATCACCGCCCAGCAGGCGCGCAGCTACAAGCCTTCTTTGAACAATTTCCGGCTCGCGCTGGAACGCCTGGGAGCGGGGCGAGAGCAGGTGCTGCACGTGGCCCAGAGCCTCTATCACGATGTCGCTCCCGCCAATGAACTGGGAATCGCCAGCGTGTGGGTCAACCGGCAGGGAAGGCCGGGAGCTTCCGGCGGAGCTGCCGGCACGGCGAAGCCGGATTTGGTGGTTCCGGATATGGCGACACTGGCGGCGATGGCGGTGAGTTAATCGGCGGCGCTCTTTAGTGCCCGGTACAGTTGTAGAATGTGCAAGATATGATCAGCCAGGAACTGCTCGATATCCTCGCCTGCCCGGTTTGCAGGACGCCCTTGAAGTTGACTGCCTCGGACCAGTTGCAGTGCGTCAAATGCCACCGGCTTTACCCCATACGCGACGGTATTCCCATCCTGCTGGAAAGTGAGGCACAAAAGGCCTGACTTGCACCAAATTCGGTGTATGGTTGTGCCACAAACGTCCAAGTTTCCCCAAATGAGAACAAGATTCGTCATTGCGGAGCCCTTTTCGGGCACAGTTTACAACCCCGTTCCAGCGTAAGAAATATCCGTAAGTCACTTCCAAACAACCAGTTAGCTCAGAAAGTAGGAAACGGCTGTGGAATACGCCATGCTTTGGGCCGAGAATTGCTTGCAACATCGGTAGGGTTTGCGGAGTCTAACCGGGTAGAGAAGGGTTAGAAGTAATAGGCAAGGGTGAGGAACCCAAGCCTTCAGGGTCGGAGGTGATCCATGATGGCTGAAAAGTTCTCAAGCGGTGAATTGACGGCCCTCCGCAGCGAACTGCTGCAAAGCGGGGTGGATTCCTGGGATGCGGCCCGCGTGCTCCAGATCTTTCTTGCCGGGCGCGGCTATGGAGTGTCGCCCGAGGCGGCGCTGGATGCGGCCAGCCGCGTGGAATGCGCTGGCTGTGCTCTGGATGTGATCCAGAAGGAGCTCGAGGGCATTGCCATGGTGATGTAAAGTCGGGCGCGGAAGGTGACGCCGCGCTGACCCAAGTTTCGCCGGAACTCAGGCGAATTAAGAAGGAGCAGGCCGGACCAACCAGTCCGGCCTTTTCGCTTTTCCACGCCTGCTGCAACTCGGATTCAACCCGGTAACCGCGCCGGGGTAACGGGGGTGTGTTGGCGAAGTAGGTTTCCGGATTGACCCGCCACCACTCTTTTCATACCATACCGCCACTGGGGTCGAGCAGCGCTAAGTAGTCTTCATATCTGCATTCGGGGATTTCTCAAAAATTTACGTGACCGGTAGTCACAATTCCATGGAGGAGCCACTATGAAGCGGTGTTGTGTCTTGGTGTTCGCAGCGTTGTTGTCGGTGCCCTTGGGGTTCGCGCAGGAGGCTCAGAACGGTCATGGCCGGCCTGAACCGCCGATGCTGGGCGTTCACTGGGCCAGGGGAATCGCCCGCGCACGATCAAACCCCGATATGACCTGGCACAAGGGCGCCATCATGAACGCCGCCGCCGTCAAGGTCATTTTCTGGGGACCGAAATGGGCCAACAGCTCCTTCGTGGGCGACAAGATTTCAGGCCTGGATCTGTGGTACTCGGGGTTCAGCAACTCCAATTACGCCAAGACTTCCGACGAATACACCGGAAGCAACGGCCAGGTGGGTCCGACGAGTACCAACGGTGGTTATTTCATCGACACGACGACCGCCTCGGGCGGCAACACAACCTCGCCCATCCTCGCCGAAGTTTGCAGAGTGATCCCCAACCCGGTCGCCGACGGGTATTATCCGGTCTACACGGACAAGCCTCGCGGCAACGCCGGGTACTGCGCCTGGCACAGCTACGGTTCTTGCGGAGGCACACCCGTGCAGTTTGCATTCTTCTGGAGCCTGGATGGCGACCCGGGATGCGATCCGCAAGACACAACGACGGGACATTCGCAGGGCCTGGCCGCGCTTGCCAACGTGAGCGGGCACGAATTGTCGGAAGCGCGCACCGATCCCCGCAACGGCGGTTGGTACGATTCCTCGGGGGCCGAGAACGGCGACAAGTGTGCCTGGACCTTCAACGTTTCCTCCGTCGCGTTTCCTAACGGGACCCATTGGAAGCTGCAAGACGAGTGGTCGAATGCCGCGTATAACGCTGGCACCGGGTACCCGAACAGTTCCGGACAGAAAGGCTGCCTCGACGGGCACTGATGCCGGCGAGCGCTAGCTGCGGCTGAACATCAACCGGGCCGCCTTCGTACTGGGGCGGCCCTTTTTCATTTTGCTCCGCGGGCGCCTGTGCGCAGCGGAGAAGCGCGGGAAGGTTGAACCGCGCGCGCAGCGAATTTACACTGGATCGATGCACGCGCACGCCCACGATCCGCAGGGACATACCTCGCGCGTGCTGCGGGTCTCGCTGGTGGTGACGATGGCCTACATCGTCCTGCTGGTGATCTCCGGTGTCCGTGCGCACAGCCTGGCGCTGCTTTCCGAGGCCGGGCACAACGTCTCCGATTTCCTTGCCCTGCTGCTCTCGCTGGCCGCGGTGTACCTGGAGAACCGCCCGCCCAGCGCGACCAAAACCTACGGCTACAGCCGCGCCGGCGTGCTGGCGGCGTTCATCAACGCCATGACGCTGGTGGCGATCGCCTTCTACATTTTTTACGAGGCAGGCCGCCGGCTGGTGGCCCCGGTGCCGGTGCATCCCGGGTTGATGATCGGCGTCGCCGCCGCGGGCGTGGTGGTCAACGGCGTCATCTCCATCATGCTCTGGCGCAGCAGCAAGGACCTGAACATCCGCAGCGCCTTACTCCACATGCTGGGCGACACGCTGTCCACCGCGGCCGTCATCGGCGGCGGCTGGGCGATCCTGGCAACCGGCCAAAACTGGATTGACCCGGCGCTCTCCTTCGGCATCGGCGCCATGATCTTGTGGTCATCGCATGGGATCATCCGCGAGACCCTCAACATCCTGCTGGAAGGCACGCCACGCGGCATGGATCTCTCGCTGGTGGCGCAGGACATCACTGCCGTCGCGGGTGTGAATGACGTGCACGACCTGCACGTGTGGAGCATCGGCAGCCAGTCGCACGCGCTCTCCTGCCACATCAGCATTGCCGACATTCCCCCGTCGGCCAGCGAGGCCATCCTGCGTGACGTCCAGGAGCGGCTGCGGGTGAAGTTCCACATCCATCACACCACCATCCAGTTCGAGCACGTGGTGTGCGACATCGCCCACGGCTGCGTCGTTATCCCGACGCAGACACCCGAAGGCCATGGGCACGAGCACTAGAAGCCCTATCACGCCCGCTTTGAAATCCTGTCGGTTAGTCGGCCTACTAAGAAATATTGGTTGACAGCGGTTATTAAACGTGGCAGAGTTGTATTGATAATGCTTATCAATACGTTACAACCAATGAGGCGAAAGATGAAGTGGACTCGAAAATTTCCTAATTCCGCCAATAACTTCGATCTGGTCCTAGCCACGCCGCAGGAGCTGGATTCTAAACGGATGAACACACTTCTAGATGGCATTTTAGAAGAGACCCACCGCGGACTTACGCTGAGTTCGCGTGCCAGCACCGAGTTCCGACGCTGGTTCGACAAGCCCGAAACCCCACTGAAGAGCGAAGCCTATGTTCTGTTAAGCAACTGGTTCATGACGCAGTCCGGAGATCGACACTGCACGGTTGCGAGCCGCTGCGAAGACCTCTGGGATGCGCTGTTCCCGTGCCGTCCAGTGGAGCGGCTGTCTTCGCCTGAAGCTGGACGCAATCATGTGATGGTTCCGGCCGCATTTCAAAGCTTTTGGCGGCGGCTCTTGGAGGCTCAGGGCGAAAATGTCCGTGAAGCTGATGAATCGTCCGCAGAGCCGAATAGCGCGCCGCCTTCTCGGACGGATGAGGCGCCTGCAGTTAGTGACGTGTCCACGACTGACCGGCTTCGGGCGAAGTTCGACAAGGAGGGTCTGCACTGCGAGGTGGAAGGATCTCCCCGGGCGCTCGCTGATTTTCTAAAGATGGTATCGAACTGGGAGGCTGGCCAAGCTTGATAGCCCGGCGGAATGCGCCCAAAGCTTTCGTCGAGAAACTGCCGTGATGACTCTATGGCGCAATGGAAAGAAGCGTCAAAAACTAGGAGCTTAGCGAATGCGCTATTGGGGTACTCGTTGGAGGCGCGGGATACTCACCAAGAATTGGCATTGGCAAGCCGCGATGCTGGCCCGTTGGGGCAATTGGCTACTTGGCCGCGGCTTCAGGACTGACGCCGAATACTGGCGTGAGAATAAAATGGAGCATCGCCAAGGAGATGACGAGCGGGGCGGACGAAAACGACGCGGTATCGCTACCAATGTCAAGTTCACGATTGAATGCGGCTGCTGCGGCAAACACTTCAAGCGGCAATCTCCGACAGGAACAACGTTAAAACCGCACAAATCTTCGGAGGGCTTGACTTGCCACGGAACGATCGGTTTCTTACGATGAGGCATCGGCAGCTGGCCTCCGAGGAACCGCCAAGTTCCCCCATCCCATAGAAGTGACTGGGTGAATTTGCGAATGGATCGTCGGCCACTCGGAAGCAATTCCAGCGGCCAACTGACCGAAGTTCACCAGCAATCGCAGGCACAGGCTACAGATAATTCTGCGCCTCAGGTCTGAAGCTCGAACTGCTTCCTCAGCTTCTCCCACGTGGTTCCAAGATCTTCCGGCACAAGGCGCGTCTCGCCAACCACCGTCATGAAGTTGCTGTCGGCGATCCAGCGCGGCAGCACGTGCATGTGGATGTGGCCGGCCACGCCTGCCCCGGCGGCCGCGCCGATATTCATCCCCAAGTTGATCCCGCCAGGCTTGTACGCCGCGCGCAAGGCCCGCTCCATCCGCTGCGACAGCGCCATCATCTCGGTTGCAGCCGCGGGCGACAGCTTCTGCAATTCGTCAATGTGTTCATAGGGAACGATCATGACATGGCCGCTGGTGTAGGGAAAGGCGTTGAGGATGATAAAGCAGTGCTCGCCGCGGTGGAGGATCAGCGCCTCGCGGTCCTGGAGTTTGACTTGCTCGCAAAAAACGCAACCCGGGGTCTTGCCGACATTGGTGAGATACGTGAAACGCCAGGGGGTGAAGAGGTAGTCCATGCGCGACAGCGTACCTCAAAAGTCAGAATTAAGAAGTCAGAAGTGAGAAGTAAGAAGTGAAAATGAAGTTGAGATGAGGTGCAACGTGCCTGTACTTTCTGACTTCTGACTTCTGACTTCTTACTCAATCATGCGTTGCAGCCCAAAAGGGCACAGCATGGTTCCGTTTTTCGTTCGCAGATGCAGTATTGGCCTTGCAAAGGCGCCCACGTAGAATTTATGCGATTTAAGGGCTGAAAAAGAAGATTCCTGATCAATCGCTCTCTCATTTCGCTGAGGCGGCCGCCCAACGCCCAGCGCAGCTACGAGCAACCAACCGCAGTTACGAATCTAGCGCAGCGTAGCGGACATGCACCGTGGATACCGATTTCTCACTTCTATGGGCCGCAGAGTCTCTGGAGAGAGCTGAACGGGGCGCTCGGCTCGGTAGGGGAGTCTATCTGCGCCGTCTGTCAGAGATTTCCCGGACAAGACTCCCCATTATTAGCAATATCCCCGATACTCCGCCTATGGTGCATAGCCGCACACTGCAGAACTTCGAAATGTTTCGCATTCTGTTAGTGGATTCAATCGCTCTCTCATTTCGCTGAGGCGTTTACGCCAGCGCCCAGCGCAGCCAAGAACAACCAGCCACTTCGTGAGGTGAATATGAACAAAGTAACACGTGCGTGTCTTCTTGTCGTGACGCTGCTGGCTCTCGTAGGGCTCGCCGCAGCGGGGTCTAATGGGCGTCGGCACTTCAACCTTGCCGACGTCGACGGCCGTTACGTCAGCGCAGAGACTGCGTACGACATTTCTCAGGGGAATGCCCTCCCGGCAGTCCTCTTCGCCGGGGCATCCGTGATGATCGCCGACGGGGAGGGCCACGTATGCGGAGAGTCCGACGGCTTCTACGGTGGGAATCCGCCTCCTGGCCTGAACCTCGGCCCAAGCCTGTTCCACGGAACGTACACCGTTGAGGCTAAAACTGGAAGAATCACGATTATTACCGCCAGTGATGGGCCTCCCGTGCCTTTGACAAATGTATTCTGCGGAACAACCGCACCGATTGACACCACTGGCGCCGTTGTGTTCAAGACCCAGGTGGGCTACCTCCAGTCGGACGGTGGCAACGGTGCCGGCAATAAAATCGTTACGACGGAGCAGATCAACGCGTCTGACGCATCGCAGGGCGGCTGCTGCGCTACCAGCGGTTTTCTTGTACACGCAAGGGTGTGGACCAAAGGCGGCGAAAGCGAAAGCGAACACGAACGCGATCGCGATTAGCCCCCTTCCCCTGGAAACTCTGAGCCCGGCCTGGAAGTGAGGTCGGGCTCTCTTTTCACAACGCGGCGAATCGATTGTCTCCCCACCAGGCGGAGATGGCTGTGGAGCCGGTATTCATCGCTTCGGCACAACGCTTCAACTGGATTATTTACCCTTACTTCTGACTTCTTAATTCTTACTTCTCCCGGGTGCGCGGTGTCACATGTCCCTGTGCGGCCCGACCTTGCCCGGCGGCCTGGCGCCTGCCACAATCTGGGGCAGTTGGTTGCAGAATTTTTTTCGTCTGTTGGGAAGAATTCCGCGGGGCGTTTGACCAATTTGTGAGCGGTTGCTATAGTCGGAAAGGCCTCCAGATCGCCAGCCGCGCTGGAGGGAGCGACCGCTGGACTGTCCAAGCCCGATTGCGGGCAAATCACCCCGACGACCCACGCCAGCAGTCCGTACAAAATCGTGGTCCCCATGCGCGCGCTGCGGTGTGCGATGGGTGGAAGAATTATGGTCTTAGACGAGCGTACAGCCCACAGCGACGAATCCCCTTCGGACTCGCAGCCGGCTGCGGAACAGAGCGCACAAGATTCGCCTACCGGGCAAGCCGAACTTTCGCCTACCGAGCAAGCCGCCACGCCCCAACCGGCCAACGCTGTGAATCCTGTTGAGACTCCCGCTGTTACTCCACCTCGGCCCGCCTCGGGTCCGACGAACAGCACCCCAGCGCGCGAAACGCGCGCTGGAGACCCCGCAAAAAGCAATCGAAACGAAAAAGAGATGACGGACGATTTCGCAACCGCACTGGAAAACTTCACCGCCGAACAGGCGGCCGAGCAGGCCGCCCATGAAGACCGCGTCATCAAGGGCACGGTCCTGAAGATCACCCCCACCCACGTCGTGGTTGACGTCGGCTTCAAGTCCGAGGGACTGGTACCGATTGCCGAGGTTCAGGACCACGAGGGCAACGTAAAGGTTGAGCCCGGCCAGGAAATCGACGTCATGATCGAGAAGGGCGAGACCGAGGAGGGCTACACCAAGCTCTCCCACCAGAAGGCCTCGCGCCTGCGCGCCTGGGACGAGATCGAGAAGGCCTACAACGACAAGACCCCCATCCGGGGCATCG contains:
- a CDS encoding haloacid dehalogenase type II; amino-acid sequence: MSDFDFSPFSWLTFDCYGTLIDWDRGILSTLRPVLAAHGRNLSDGGILELFAAIERVEEAGEYRTYRQILEAVMTKIAARLVFRISSQEVRSLPDSLGDWAPFPDTVAALRQLKKHYKLAVISNTDDDLFARTAAHLEVPFDAVITAQQARSYKPSLNNFRLALERLGAGREQVLHVAQSLYHDVAPANELGIASVWVNRQGRPGASGGAAGTAKPDLVVPDMATLAAMAVS
- a CDS encoding Trm112 family protein, translated to MISQELLDILACPVCRTPLKLTASDQLQCVKCHRLYPIRDGIPILLESEAQKA
- a CDS encoding cation diffusion facilitator family transporter gives rise to the protein MHAHAHDPQGHTSRVLRVSLVVTMAYIVLLVISGVRAHSLALLSEAGHNVSDFLALLLSLAAVYLENRPPSATKTYGYSRAGVLAAFINAMTLVAIAFYIFYEAGRRLVAPVPVHPGLMIGVAAAGVVVNGVISIMLWRSSKDLNIRSALLHMLGDTLSTAAVIGGGWAILATGQNWIDPALSFGIGAMILWSSHGIIRETLNILLEGTPRGMDLSLVAQDITAVAGVNDVHDLHVWSIGSQSHALSCHISIADIPPSASEAILRDVQERLRVKFHIHHTTIQFEHVVCDIAHGCVVIPTQTPEGHGHEH
- a CDS encoding HIT domain-containing protein, translated to MDYLFTPWRFTYLTNVGKTPGCVFCEQVKLQDREALILHRGEHCFIILNAFPYTSGHVMIVPYEHIDELQKLSPAAATEMMALSQRMERALRAAYKPGGINLGMNIGAAAGAGVAGHIHMHVLPRWIADSNFMTVVGETRLVPEDLGTTWEKLRKQFELQT